Genomic segment of Drosophila virilis strain 15010-1051.87 unplaced genomic scaffold, Dvir_AGI_RSII-ME tig00001170, whole genome shotgun sequence:
AAATCACTAGTATATATTagtgttgaataatttaaGATAAAACAACGTTAAaccaataaaataatttaaatttttaactttattgAGTAACAAATACGTTATTTAAACTAATATTTTaccttatatattttaatgttaactttctatttcacattttgtattttaatctACAGTATTGAACACATGCATAAATTGCGCATATGTTATagaattaaatatattgtagTATAAATTAGGTCTTGGTTACAGTTTGCTGTAAAGATTGGAAAAatctttaataataattaatgaagTCTCACGCACACTAACAGTGCTATGaatatatgttgtatatattacttattattattaagtttgGTGAAATAGGAACGAACATAATCTCATACATATGTACCAATGACTATTCATTACAAATTCTTTGCCTAAAGGGATTctcaaatgttttaattgccTGGCATATGCGTGCATGTAcctgtaaaatataaatgttaaaaattgtgaaattaaGTTGTGAACATGTACACATAAAAGTTACTCAAATGTAGTTTACAAAGTATTgggccaaaataaaatattactCATGCAGCGCACAaggttcgtttttttttttttatttattagagCCCTGCacaaatgcatatgtatgtacatgcatatgctAGCAACTGCTTCAAAAAAACTCATCgatattattcattttttaccAAGCATTTTTtgtccaaacaaattaaagtaAACGCGAAGCTTAAACCATGCTCGTTAGCCTCGTATGCAACAAGATTAACAAAATGGGATATGTCAAtagaaaataattgaaaaatgcgAACATTCTTTCGAAATATTATGTCAATTGTAAGATAGTCATTGCTCCCAAATTGAAATCAGTTATTGTGTTCCTTGGTCTCCCATTAGTTATTACTTATCTTttgtgaaatgttttttaaatttttatcatGAGTACGTTTCTAACAAATGATCATGAATCTAAGTTACATATCTTCGGTTAAGAAAGTTAACACGAATAAAACAATATCTCGTTTTCTATTTCGTTTGGATTTGCGCTAGGCCCTAGTTatggtatataaatatttatgtcgATCTTACTGCACCCAAAAATTATTCAAGAATTCACATCCCACCATTTGAAATGATTTTATCTGTATCTTCTACAGTTAATGAACTAGAGTTGTAAAATTTAGAAGAAAGACTGCTGATGAGCTTGGGGAGACATATCTTAATAAGTAGATTGGCGCGTTTGGACTGAAAATGCTTTCCAACTGGATGCAGTGGATgagtttataatttattatttatttataatattaaaaagaatacCTATGCCACATTTGGCATGGACGATACCATATATTGCAGCTTGCATTAGTACTAAAAATAACTCTGTCGTCAATTTCCTTAAATCTAAAGCAAAGGGCGGTACTTTCTACGTTGAAAGAGCTGAAACTAGCTGTAAAcaattttgtgtatatatttttcggCTTATATTTTAACATTGACTTATTCATCATATTCTCTGCATGAAACAAACGGCTTTAAACTGTACAATTAAGTTGTACTCATATTTAAGTTTCTGGCGGGATGCAATCGATACTTAAAAGGAGTAAGTTTTTAATATTGACAATAACAGCCTAGTAAATCTAGCCATGTCAGAAAgttcttttatatttgtatagtttTCTCTTATGGtttgaattaatttaagctaTTACCgaccaaaagaaaaatattaaatatatttcatactGATGATACTTATACAAAAATCGTAATAAACCatgttaataatttaaatatggtCAGGTCAACATTTTATAGGTTATATTAGTATAAAAACGCTATTGCGCTGGTCTACAGCGTCCGGCTGAAGTTCCAGCAAACTCCAAATCTTTCTGTTCGATTATGGGAATCCGATCATCGTACAAAGTTGGCGCTTGTAAAATTATTCCAGCTGTACCCGCCAAAACAGCTAATGTAAAGATCCATAAAAAGAGTCTATCCAGCACCATTGCGACATATTTCCAATCTTCTTTAAccttttatataaaattaatataagtTTTACAATAAACATTATATTTTGTAGTTTCGAATTAGTATTTAATTACTCACTTTTGTAGAATCCTCCTGCATTTTGGTATGCTCTGCAATAAATCTTACACAAAAGCAGCTCCGATGAACTCGAGGTGGGCATTTTGAATGAGAAAAGGCGGGGTTTTTTAATATTGGGCTCTTCATTCCTGAATTTCCAGAATCTAGATCAGGAACAGCTGTTAAGTCGTCTGAACTAGAATGCGTAATTTGGGGCAATGGTCCATGAACTTGACAGCTGCCACCAAAAGGACCCGTGCTGGTTAAACtaaatttttgtaaaaataaaataaaatagctaGTTTTATAATTAAGATATATAAAAGCTTTGGATAGGAATGTTTATCAGCAATAATTTAGCTTAAGTTTAATCACCATGATTgaaataagtttatttttcaGTTTAGCACCCAAATTGACGAATATGATATGGCTTATTTCAGCTATTGTGCAAGTGTATGTTGCTTTAAATCTGAactacaatatacatataaaattacgcatattaaaaataatgttccttttcattttttcggTCGATCTATTTGCGGTGATGGAACTTAACtatattgcttattttatttattataaggAATTAATAGTTGCTGATATCGCAGCGGTAGCACAATTGTACGTTTTCGCGCACTAATCTTACTACTTGACGATGAGTTTCCGATAAACTAGCGACGGTGACTCACCGTCGATTTTTGGTACTTGGTATCGGAATAGCAATCgctcatttttaaatttattatacactgaaccactaaccaaacaacatatagactagacatgagtaccagaagtagacacaaaatgtatcggaggcatctggtccaaactcgcgagtaagggagtaagatatacatatgatgtatttttgaaccgcttattctacaggaaagtgcttggcgcactctcttccatatgatttgtgcgataaaacggcaacgctgttaacttttatctcgctcgcacttactctcagctctcaatgctctctctatgtttagggatcgtttcaatgtgtgtgtgtgtgtatttgtccgacgagcaaaactgcgcacaaattaaatttttcccaaatgctgaggcatttctacccttttgaaggcacggctaatatgaaatatagaaagggtttgccacgtcgatgcgaaattcttgcatgttagctcgctatcgttggtaagggtacccaagcgttgccatgtgtgcatttagaatattttggactcgctatacacgcatacttgcatattttgtgtagaagcatttatgcgcttgtgtgcctgttgcttgcctgcctgcctgtccccgatgcaaatttaacaagattttaggatttctgattttggacctctgcacacagacacacacatacaaatgtctgtgaatgggctgatcatgggcgcaaaagaaaatacattattggcacgcgtctgacgcgcgcccttctttttaatgattttgaatgaaatttgaataaaaataaaaatctttaaaatattaaaatataccaaattaaaaaaaaaggagcgattatatatttacagtTTTAATAACTTTGGTGATTAGTCACTTGACCTCTATATGCAGGTGCTTGCCAAAAGTTGACCCATTCGACCCTACGAACTGCTGCAGGTAATAAggggtcaacattcattcatcaaaatcttAAGAAAGAAGTGCTCGCGTCAGACGcataatgattttttttttttgcgcccatgatctgcACATtcacatttgtatgtgtgtgtctatgtatAGAGatcaaaaataagaaatcccaaaatcttgttaaaattgcatcggggacaggcaagcagcaggcacacaagcgcataaatgcttctattcatatacaaaatatgcaagaaTGCGTGTATAGCGAatccaaaatattctaaatgcacacatggcaacgcttgggtacccttaccaacgatagcgagctaaaatgcaagaatttcgcatcgacgtggcaaaccctttctctatttcatattagccgtgccttcaaaagggaagaaatgcctcagcatttgggaaaaattgaatttgtgcgcagttttgctcgtcggacaaatacacacacacacattgaaacgatccctaaacatagagagagcattgaaagctgagagtaagtgcgagcgagataaaagttaacagcgttgccgttttatcgcacaaatcatatggaagagagtgcgccaagcactttcctgtagaataagcggttcaaaaatacatcatatgtatatcttactcccttactcgcgagtttggaccagatgacaccgatacattttgtgtctacttctggtactcatgtctagtctatatgttgtttggttagtggcgatagtcaattactaatcgccatttcttttcttccgaaTTTGGTAATGCTTTTTTCCGGAACTAGCAATagtgggctgttatactcggatacagacggttctacgattttgtcgtttattaatttccctacttgtttttgGACTTCCTCAACTTGGCTATGCGGGCTTCTGTAGTTTCTGATATAAATGGGTTCATCATCTTTAAGTctttatgtttgtttatacaaattatttgtcgCTATTGGTTCGGTTTCCAGTCCGACATCACCATACttggtgcataattctgttaaTTGATTTCCGAATTGTTCtggaaaatttttgtttaactttgaaagtacttgttcgcttctattttctggatTGGTGTTATGAATATCGTaatctgttaaattttcatattcgattttgtttactttgaccaattggtcgaaattagttGTGCTTAGAAGGTGTAtaacatgtatacatacattcacaagtttggatgctgctattgtatttgcaacataaattccattatgtatttcttgTTTTGGAACAAATCTAAGTATAATCGTTTACTGAATTAATGTCTATTTTTCGAATTACTTGGGATCTGGCTGGCAGAAGAACTCTattgttgccagcactataTGTTATTAGAACATAAATAGGATAATATATGTTTTGAGGtctaattataaaccagtcttcatttgatttgaagtctaattggcaattgaatttttaaataaaatcaatgcctattattccattACACGGTATTAAAAAATCGGAGTctactaaatgaaattcgtgtggaataatatattttgttgattgaaGTTCTATTGAGGTTGTTCCTTGCGATTTTATTACACCCTGGCCGATGCCTTGCTGTTTTAATTTTGCCTTcttgaatttttatattatctgaattcatttttaaaagtgagatatctgcaccagtatctattaggaatgtgagtttattttcagttgaatgattataaaaagtgacatatatattaagactGTAATTGATGGACTGAACCTTTGCATTTACTGATTGTTTCCTAAAGGGTTCTGAGAGTTTTCCGACGCATTTTGCGTCACTCtcacattg
This window contains:
- the nAChRalpha4 gene encoding acetylcholine receptor subunit alpha-like isoform X8; amino-acid sequence: MGHSGGPSCTVTLSISILISLHVFFLLVVEIIPPTSLVVPLLGKYLIFAMILVSISICVTVVVLNVHFRSPQTHRMAPWVKRLFINFLPKFLFIKRPTYNFETSKLLLKDAHACFYPYYSSTNIDRLPSAEYYNHTASKEELTTQSLTSTGPFGGSCQVHGPLPQITHSSSDDLTAVPDLDSGNSGMKSPILKNPAFSHSKCPPRVHRSCFCVRFIAEHTKMQEDSTKVKEDWKYVAMVLDRLFLWIFTLAVLAGTAGIILQAPTLYDDRIPIIEQKDLEFAGTSAGRCRPAQ